One part of the Aurantibacillus circumpalustris genome encodes these proteins:
- a CDS encoding OmpA family protein — protein sequence MKHFILFISFLIISVIGISQNKATQKLRAGDKIVTNFPFYKDIGKPDNFEIPLKPKPALLLIYRFGKINGIKDNHDSVYKVVNHIYRLNRYFGPLRKPSRLTCYIYVDEVNQDAITLKNQINIWTKEIGDSLVKTERAGFNFTRPWQVLFIKETETKKEEILNLAKLTVVAADGELMYSTPIASFKFNGKKGSVKGKLLTEKEGKKMPIHNAMVTMIRVGMPPTDSVLTDVYGDFELDLDDDESQYSVVVRSNSTSADNIILATQAGQEISRLNKTERGFEYKLIPNDIVLLTEKETDDISLIFSKFGGSKETDLKVSENILYGLGEFKVTDSESKKILDKVVKILKENPKVTLQVISHTDAQGDDTFNMNLSEKRSASVISYFVSKGVDTKRLKAIGKGETEIRNRCGNDVDCSDAEHEFNRRTEFKFTKG from the coding sequence ATGAAACATTTTATTTTGTTTATTTCCTTTTTGATCATAAGTGTCATAGGAATCAGTCAAAACAAAGCGACTCAAAAATTGCGTGCAGGAGATAAAATCGTTACTAATTTTCCATTTTACAAAGATATAGGTAAACCTGATAATTTTGAAATACCTCTCAAGCCAAAACCAGCATTGCTTTTAATATACCGCTTTGGTAAAATAAATGGTATAAAAGATAATCATGATAGTGTTTACAAAGTGGTAAATCATATATACAGACTAAATCGTTATTTCGGTCCTTTAAGAAAACCTAGTAGGCTTACCTGTTATATTTATGTGGATGAAGTAAACCAAGACGCAATTACCTTAAAAAATCAAATTAATATTTGGACTAAAGAGATTGGAGATAGTTTAGTAAAAACTGAGCGTGCCGGATTTAATTTTACGAGGCCATGGCAAGTATTGTTTATTAAAGAAACCGAAACCAAAAAAGAAGAAATTCTTAATCTAGCTAAACTTACTGTTGTTGCAGCAGATGGCGAACTTATGTACTCAACGCCAATAGCGAGTTTTAAGTTTAATGGAAAAAAAGGATCGGTAAAAGGAAAATTATTAACTGAAAAGGAAGGCAAGAAAATGCCTATTCACAATGCAATGGTTACGATGATTAGGGTTGGAATGCCGCCTACAGATTCTGTTCTTACCGATGTTTATGGCGACTTTGAGTTGGATCTGGATGACGATGAGTCTCAATACAGTGTGGTGGTTAGGTCTAATTCAACATCAGCGGATAATATTATTCTTGCAACGCAGGCCGGACAAGAAATATCACGGCTTAATAAAACAGAAAGAGGTTTCGAGTACAAATTAATACCTAATGATATTGTGCTTCTTACCGAAAAAGAAACGGATGATATTTCTTTGATCTTTAGCAAATTTGGCGGCAGCAAAGAAACTGATTTAAAAGTGAGCGAGAATATTTTGTATGGTTTGGGAGAATTTAAGGTTACTGATTCCGAATCTAAAAAAATTCTGGATAAGGTTGTAAAAATTTTAAAGGAGAATCCAAAAGTAACCCTGCAAGTAATTTCGCATACCGATGCGCAAGGGGATGATACCTTTAATATGAATTTGTCTGAAAAACGTTCCGCTTCCGTTATTAGCTATTTTGTTTCTAAGGGAGTTGATACAAAACGTCTAAAAGCTATTGGTAAAGGTGAAACGGAGATTAGAAACCGTTGCGGAAATGATGTAGATTGTTCTGATGCAGAACATGAATTTAATCGCAGAACAGAGTTTAAGTTTACGAAAGGCTAA
- the folE gene encoding GTP cyclohydrolase I FolE, which translates to MKQKETTLNTLVNGNNISLSDMTAEEIGNNHIMTSIDTPMKKDAFKLNDDEKIKKIEANFREIMETLGLDLRDDSLKGTPERVAKMYVKEIFSGLDPANKPKIALFENRYQYNQMLVEKDITFYSNCEHHFVPIFGKAHLAYISNGKVIGLSKLNRIVQYYAKRPQVQERFTMQIAKELQNVLKTEDVAIIIDAKHLCVSSRGIQDSNAATVTSFYGGKFQEEATKQEFLKYVEMKTQY; encoded by the coding sequence ATGAAACAGAAAGAAACTACGTTGAATACCCTTGTTAATGGTAATAACATTTCTTTGAGTGATATGACTGCGGAAGAAATTGGAAATAACCACATCATGACTAGCATTGATACGCCAATGAAAAAAGATGCGTTCAAGTTAAATGATGATGAAAAAATAAAAAAGATCGAAGCGAATTTTCGTGAGATCATGGAAACGCTCGGTTTAGATTTACGTGACGATAGTTTAAAAGGCACACCAGAACGTGTCGCTAAAATGTATGTGAAAGAAATTTTCAGTGGACTCGATCCTGCCAACAAACCAAAAATTGCGCTGTTTGAAAACCGCTATCAGTACAATCAAATGTTGGTTGAAAAGGATATTACATTTTACAGCAATTGCGAACATCATTTTGTGCCAATCTTTGGGAAAGCTCATTTGGCATACATCTCCAACGGTAAGGTAATTGGTTTATCGAAACTTAACCGCATCGTACAGTATTATGCTAAACGTCCTCAGGTGCAAGAACGTTTTACTATGCAGATTGCAAAAGAATTACAAAACGTTTTAAAAACGGAAGACGTTGCTATAATAATTGACGCTAAACATTTATGCGTTTCTTCACGTGGCATTCAAGATAGCAATGCCGCAACCGTTACTTCTTTTTATGGTGGTAAGTTTCAAGAAGAAGCTACCAAACAAGAATTTTTGAAATACGTGGAAATGAAAACGCAGTATTAG